From Thalassophryne amazonica chromosome 5, fThaAma1.1, whole genome shotgun sequence:
CACGTCTTTCGGGTTCTGCTGCTGCCTGTCTtgatgtgtggttgtgagacttggacgctaaccagtgacctaaggtaacGACTGGACGTCTTTGGTACTGGGTCTCTTCTAAGGATCCTTAGGTACCGCTGGCATGACTTTGTACCAAATTAGCGGCTACTGAGAGAGACTAGGATGacgagtatcatttgcattgtgagaggGATCCTCGGCTACAAGATTTTGGCCGTGTGatctgtttctctgtgcatgaaccagcacgcaggtgcctgattagtgaggaccccagcagctggagaaggtcaaggggatgtccacatttcacctggctgcagcagaaagatggttattttagagatgtgggaatgggccagttgtctgcctgattGTGGCCATTCAGAACCAACGGCAGTTTTGTGGTGGTGTCAATGTGAAAAAACAGAGCATCAGCgcatactcccagacttgacttaaaaGTTCTGCTGCATTTTTCATCAACAGTTGAACAATTATTAAGTTTGACCTTTCAATGTCAAACCCGTTAGGCCATGTAACAAATAGGTGATACATGACTTCACATTGTTTCATAGTAATCATAGTTGTGTTTTCAACCAGTTCCTCAAATCAGTCATTTTAATTGAATTTGCCCTTTCATCACCCAAGATCAAAGGTTATGCAACCAATACAAAGGCACATGCGACTTCAAATtaatgtttaatagtaaccatatATCTTTAAGCAACTGCTGTCACCATGACTTCTAAAGTTTTTCTCAAGATCAAGTTAAgcaaatataaattaaaataagatTCACTAATGCTACCTACCTACTTTTAGAATtacgttttttttaataaatgagtTTTGTGTAAGTATTTCATGTTGTGTGAGTTTGCAATCAATCTGTCAGCTGTGTAATGTCAAGTAAAAGTAAAGTTCAGTCATACATGCTGGGAGTAAACACTAATCACAGCTCTCATTTTGTTCTGGTGTTATCTGGTCAAAGAAGGTTAAGATCAATGGAAAGAAGCCTTTAAAAAATCATTCTGAACTTCACTGGAATAACATAATTGCCAATGACATGCACATTGCTTGACACAGCTGAATATTTGCATTTGGGGAATGTTCTTCACCAATGTTTATGCAAGCTTATGACCACAGTGACACTTTATTTCTTCAGAAATCATAAAAATATGATCATGTCCCGAGGTGCATCATGTACCATCATGAAATGTGACAATGTTCAGTTAGCAATTTCTGGTATGTGTTATTAGTTGGTGGCAGATCACTTTTGTGTTATTTGTATTCTTATTTATAATTAGTATCGATAAGAAAATGTGCTGGCAGAAAGACTTCCTGATGTATTTACTTTGAGGCAGCTGTTCCTGAGCTTATCAAATTATAGTCATTTTGTTAGCAAGAAGTTTTCCCCTTATCTTTCTGTAAACAAATACAATATTTTGATGGAGAAAAATGTGGGGCCCCATCTGACCTGGGGCCCCTGGCCTTCAGCCCAGGCAAGCCCATCCATTTAATCTACCCCTGAGATACTCTCCTGAACATTTTAGTCTGCAACAGGCCATTTTACACATAGTCCATAACCAATCTATCCAACCCAGTATCACATCAGTACGTGATGGCATTACGAAACGTAAATTCTATGGGTTGGTCTGCAGCCAGCAAAGAGAACAcattcattcatacatacatagacTTAAATATGACATGAAAACTCACCAGTGGACATAATAATACAACATcatacaataaaaacaacataaaacaataaatagaaCTACTTAAAAACACtcatgtgatagtgtttaaaaaaCTAGCAACAGtgggtatagagggttttcatgtgacgtatcggtcacgtcattttgtatcccgcggccattctggattacgacgtggtggctgctgtgatacgctacgtgcatttggcgaacaattgcagaagcttcaacgtcggtgtgaagaagcctcacggcactgtggcgctgagagagatccgctgctaccagaaatccactgctcccagaattttattttattttatttggcaataaaattatataagaatacataaaaatactgccgaggataacaagaacgcttccaagatggatgcttatttgcattgtggtcctcgagcaccaagCTGCTGATCTACAAGCTgtccttctagcgcctggtgagagaaattgctcaggacttcaagacgacctctgtttacagagctccgttgtgatgctctgcaggaggccggcgaggctgacctggtcctcagcttcctagttcacaatatcttagtgtgacactgtcggccagtttgttacatcaccactaaattcattaTCCGGTATAAGatacagatccactgaaccaactgctacacatctatcacgataaatagctttatctcgaggatttaaagcatcgtaataaccgtgcattctctccatttttctatcacgtgccagcctccttgtaatccagaatggagacggcacctgtcctgcagcaaatcggtcacgtgattgaaaaccctctataaaagAGTTCTTGGATCTGTTGGTCTTACATTAATTTTCATTTAATGCAACAGACTCAAAAACAGATTGTTTAATGAAGGCCTGAAAATGAGTGGTTTCAAAGGTGCACACCTCGGTGTTTATGCACTATTTTGGACAGAAGCATTTTATTGACATTAATATGACAAATATGTGTGACACATAGCAGCCTAATTAAGTTTGTTTGAATAAATTGTGTAATATGACCACTTTAAGAAATGGAAAAAGTCATTGTTGTtgcccttttggctgctcccgtttgtttggggtcgccacagcagatgcaGTCAGATACGCATTTAGCACTCCAGTATtaaccggagaaacacacacagccccttttTTTCCCCAAAGAGGGTTAGTTCTTGGATGAGGGTCTCATCCAAgaactaaccaggccccacagtgcttagcttctgagatctgacaggatcaggcttacacagagcagactggctgcgtaACAAATAGAAAAAGtatcttaaagctacagtatatatgatttaggggtgtttacaaGCATAAATGGAATAGAGCATTCAGAACCATTCGTTCAATCATGTATAATTCTGCAACAATAAACTGATGTGTTTTCATATGCATAGAAGGAGCccctcatatctacatgggagcgcgCCCACCTTGTTGATACAGTAACACAAATACTGCGTTAGATTTACCTCAGAAATCAAAAGTGGTAACTGGCAATGATATCACACTCGAGCCGAATGTGTTCCGTTTTCCTCATAGTCCAGAAAGTCTTAAAGCAAGCTGGATGGCTCCAACATTTTGGACTATATtgtgcttcaaaaaaaaaaatgtgtccacCAAAGAGACCTCATGGAAGAGAACAGGTGGCACATAAGTTACATAAATTTTTTATTTACCGTCATTGTTGTTATCAACAGCTAAAGGGTTAGCCAATACTAGCACCACCAAGCATATGCACCAAGTGATAAACAACACATTACACTGGATTTCATGCATAAAAATATCGCAGCAATGTGTATATAGACAGCAGAAGTGCAGTACTGGGTGTACAATGTATATTGGacgacccccccacacacacacacatacacacaaaaaacaagtgctaaaaaaaataatttaaaaactaCAATATAtaggtgggtgattctttaactacgggcactattggccttgtaaatgtaatttccaccacaccattgccttacaatataaagcgccttggggcaactgtttgttgtgatttggcgctatatacatgtgccccGATGTCactagaaactacccaaacaatctttcatacaaactgtttaaagggacattacagtgttgtggtggaaattacggcaatagtgtgggacaactacattttgtttaaaaaaatcacaacagttgtatgacactgaataccccaattatgttttgattattttactgatactttattcagagatattttaaaacattagaaaaaaacgtttctttaccattcatttttatcattgaagatcaaaagtcggggtgtgggacaagcacaaaatggcaatatttgcatataatgatactgaaaaaaggtgaaaaggtcatcatagactactagaacaaatttcttaacacactttcattgtaaagataactataaaggtgtgaaatttccccttttttctgtttttcatacaatatgatcaaaggacataataagtgcccgtagtctaagaatcacccaggtaTAACGCAATTTGCAACCTCACCCCAGATGtgtcactaaatcctacacactttaCCTTTAAAATCTGTCtaaagcacattttcctcagaaaaACACTACGCATCCATGAAGAAACCACCAAGACGCCCATGACAgctgtagctgtgattggagagactggCCCTATAACAACTTCAGCTTCAAAGGCAAGGGGAGGTATATAATCTTCTATGAGTACTGTATTTTCTCAATTGCAATATAGATGCTTAATTCTATCCCTCAATAGTTTGTTTATTACAGgctgatatgactatgattatcTCCGCTGGGACTTTTATTGGCATGTCTGAGGAGGACCTTTATGCTTTCTGAAgattactgttgctctttttaatTGGACTTACTGACCTGCTGAATTCATATTCCATTATTAACTTACTAGACATGGCTGAGCTGAAACTGAATTAACCTCAACACGGCCCAGAGAGAATTTACAGGCAGGGAGTGAAGTGAGGTGAAAGACAGACACCCGATTAAAACCCTGCAAATGGAGGAAGATGAAAAAGTACCAACTGGCCGAGGTAAAGAACCGCCATGCATCACTCGCTTAGTTGCATGTGTTGGAAGATAACTGCAGTCTGCTGGGTTACAACACTGGCTTTAATTGCTTCTATAGCATATTGCATTAAAGGCAGATAATGAAGGCTGTGAGCTAACACAGTTATTAAACCTGAGTGCAGAAATAGGCTGCAGTGACCCAGCAGACATTTCTGCTGTACGAAAATTAAAACTGTCTCAGGAGCAGATAGCAGACAATCACGCCAGCTGAACGGGAAAGTGCACGTCCAAcgtttattatttttgtgtattGCTGCAGCAGTGACAAACATTTGTTTCAAACGGTTAAAACTTTTACAGAGGGTCCCTGAAGGCAGCATTGCCCAGCAACAGGATAACGTTCAGGAGCTCAGAGTCATTTCAGTGTCCCGTGAAAATGCCCAAAAAGGAGGAGAAGAAAACTTTGGACAAACAAGATGAAGGCAACAGGACAAAGAAAAGTGAAAACTCCTTAACTCGGACAAATAAACCCGGCTATGACGACAACGAGAAGGATTTATACTTGACACAAATTCGACATTTGGAAGAGCAGGTGGAGAGGTAATTTACGCCGACTCGGCTAATGTGAACTACGTATAAAGGAAGCGAAaaagattattaaaaaaaaaacaaaacaagtggtTATTTCAAGTGGTTAAGGGAACTTACTTTAGCTATTTGTCCGGAACACTCTGTGACAAGAGCACGTGACGGCGGGGGGGCGTCTGGGGTGATGCTGGGGAGTCAGGGGGCAGTGGCGGTTCTGCAGTTAATTACTCATCGGtcgagacaccccccccccccccccccaaaaaaaaaaaacaaaattttgcacagccagacgttttttattattttattattatttttaaggcCGTGGCTATTCAcacggcggccgtgtccataactcttatttggctattcgcacggcaagactctggtggcaaaacctggaactacttgtatatacAAACATACtgcaagatgtcataactcctttaatatttttcgattttgattatttttttattattattcggtcgtgtccataactctcatttcactgttcgcacggcaagactctggtggcaaaaggccgaccctattcAAACGgcagccgtgtccataactctcatttaatgcagtatgtttgtgtgaccgcaggaccttcgtggctgggacggcggtgggatctaAACCGGAcgaaccattcctctaccaggtcagctaaaggggaattccccattagccaagctagcggacgTCTTTTCATTCAGGACCCGGgatcttcatcccgctacatttgtttatacaagtagttccaagttttaccaccagaATCTTGCTGTgagaatagccaaatgagagttatggacacagcggccgtgcgaatagccacttcctatttttaatattttagaagtgcccctgaaattgaaattgacaccaAAAGACCACAGACTACAATATAACtcatacaaaacatccatgaattgcagatttaaataaacatgcccttacatgttaaatgtctgtcattagacgctttattaatctgtctttcagggaggaacaatcagCTCCTTGGTTACCGTCTGGAATTCTCTGGCACACTGACTGGTTAAACTCTGCTTTGTCACAAAATAGAGTTGTAGCAAATGGCAAATATTCATCTTTGAAACTACCTACAGATATGAAAATTCTGTTGGTTAATTACAGGGCCCAACTTTAACCCAAATGGATATAAATAACTGAACTTGTTACAGTTTTGTTGCAAGTATGAGTCATTCTTCTGTTGAAGCATGTGTTAATTTTACACACATTACTACTGTAATATTTGAAATTTCTCCCCTAAAATATCCACCCAAAAACAGAAATTTATTTTTGCACTCGttaaagactttttatttacctgTAACTTAGCTCCAGCCAATTTACCTCACAATGTCTCataaataatttataataataataattattattattattgcatccCTCTGACAAAGTCCAGTTTATGCCATTTAGCATGtgtaaaatcattttaaaaacatGACAGTTTCTCTGACTATTTTGAGTACACTTTTATGGTAAAATTAGATGTCATGTTCACGTGTGTGTTtcacacagtgacaagaaaactgGTTTGCGGtgcagatgctttttttttttttttttttaaagtgctcgTGCCCATGGTCCCGCGGCTGCCACCCCTGGTGGCTGCTCGGTTTGTCCATATCAAAAACTGCTCCTGGttatagggttaggggaagggggaaggttagaaatagcaaaataataattttttaaaaatgcatcaCAAAAATATCAAAAACCCAAGTGATCCGCTAAAGTGGGTCACATAATGACATCATTGTGCGACCCGCTAAAGTGGACCATGTGATGAAATCATCGAGCTCGACCAATCACAGCGTGTTCCGGACAGATAACCAAAGTAAGTCATCTTCTCGTCACGGAAGAATAACCActgccaaaaaaacaacaaaaaaccctcaAACAAACAAAAGTGTCTGCAAGTACAGAAGATGTACCCCAAAATAAGAATTCTCAAGGTACTGTAGGAGAAGTAGAGCTACAACAAGTGATTGGGAATATTACAAAGTACGGCACAATTTAAATAACGTTAAAAAGAAAGATTATGAAATTAcaacaaatatttgaacaaattcTAATTAAAAAattatgacaaattaaaaccattTATTTTCAACCAATTCAAAGCACACAATTATGAAGATTAGAATACCGATAGATTTTAAAACAGTGCTTCGACTGATGTTGACACCTAATATCTGCACTTGAGCTGTTCCATAAGGTAGGAACATGAGAAGCAAATGCTGTAGAGTTTGCCGATTTCTTAACCCTTGTAAAAGAGAGCCGATCTGCATCTTGAGATTACAAACAGTCCACAGTCCGAGCAGGTTGTCTGTACCATTTTAAGGTGGCAAACTCTTGGATGTATACAATGCTGTATGATGACCATCCCAGAGTGATAGCTATAGCCAgataggtcaaaatttaaaaatcctacagtcaTATTGAGGCATATACCACATTATTagtgtgatcataaagattccaaaaatgtagagtttgtactatctatgacggaatgttaCGGAGttctaaacaacaaaaaaagtgacATTTCAATTTCAggctgtacaggagtcaaaaattAACGTTACTCGGATTTTGGTAAAGCATGCAGCAAATTGTTGGTTGAgcgaatagggttttaaaaatgaatagtttgcgCCATTTGCTATGCTCAGTTATGGGTATATACATTATGGCGCAACATGTCAGGATTCAACaagcattgaccttgtttgacctttactttggacaccaaacATGAAGCACAGTCAAAAATTTTTGTTTATTAATCCTATAAATTCACTTCATTTCATtgaccccctacctggctacagctatcaCTTTGGGTTGGTCACCATACATTTTGTCTATGCCGTTGTGTTGTTTGCCACCTTACATGGTACCAATCGGGTCAAAATTGGCTGTGGGCTCACGGAATAAAACCATCGGTTGGCTTTATAAGATATGAAGGTGCATAACCATTAACAATGTTATAGGTCAGCAACAAAGCCTCAACATCAGGTCTCACCTTCACAGGAAACCAACTTTGTTCTGCTTTCTGAAGATGAAATGACCCAAGAATGAGCAGAAACTGAGGGTTACTGTTGTGGAGCATCAGCCGGGAAATAAAAACCAGCATCATGAACATGCATTTAGGATTATGATATTTTGTACACTTATTTTTAAGACCCTTACAAATGGGTACCtgtatgtggggaaaaaaagtgcTCTAATTTAATGCCATTAATCATGTGGGTGCTGTATCTGTACATCCATGTCTCTTCACAGATATCAGCTAAAAAGTGATGAACTGCAACGGCAGTCGAAGGACTTAAACTGTCAGTTCATCAGACTGGAGCAGGAGAAGAAGGACATCAGTGCATATCTGAAGCATTCCCTGCTGGAGAAGGAGGCCAGGGTGGAGGAGCTGATGCAGAGTCTGGACAGTCTGAGAGAGGCTGCTGAAAAAGACAAAGACACCCTGCGACTGCAGCACAACCatctgagacaggagctgcaagaCCGGATTGACGAGCTGACCTCAGAGAACAAAAGCCTCGGTGAGACTACGCAGCTCAGGGTGTCGGAAGTCACAATCATCCGCTCAGGGTTCGACTGTGGTATCTTGATCATCACATGAAATCAGTTTGGCACAATAACCTCATCTGTAATAATTTGGATCACCATGGCACAGATGTAAagattttattaattttcatCTCTGTTCActgtgagacttttttttttttgtttacatgagCTGCTGGCGCCAGAGGAGCTTTGAATGAAAGGATCCAGAAAAGCAGCATTCGTCTATCAAAATGTCATTACTGCCCATCAGCTGACAGAGGAGGGACCTCAGAATAATGAAGATTTTGCCCCTTCTAACCAGTACAAACTTACAGTAGATGTACtgatgcactgttttgttttttcccttctCTTCTCTTCAGCGACGAAACTGGCCAGCCTGGCAGCGTTTGTAGAGCAGAAGGAGCAGCTGGTGTCCAGCTTGGCATCTCTGGAGAAGCAGCTGGTTCATCAGCAGGAGGAGCACAACGCTGCCATCCACAGCTTGGAAATGAAAGCGCTGATGGAAAAACAGAGGTGGAGATGAGGACAAATTACATCTGAGATTAGAcatatgtataaataaataaaaaaaaaaagcttgaaaaAATGTGATAACAGCAGGAAAGAGCAATTCAAAAtggcatgcaaaaaaaaaaaaaaaaaaaaaatactaattttCATTCATAGTAGTCATTCATGAGTTCATGTCTTCTCTCCTGTTTCCACACAAGACTAAAGAATGAGCTGGACAGTCAAATGGCAGCTATGGATGCACAGGTGCAGCACCTGGTGGACCAGAAGGTTCTGGAGAAAACTAGGGAGGTCCTCCAAGAGAGCAAGGAGGCCAAGTCTCATTTCAACCTACTTTCAGACCAGAACCAGGTCCTGCTGAAGGAGAACAAGGTGCTGCGACAGCTGAAGAACCGGCTTAGCATAAACATGGACATCCTGGAGCAGACGATTAGCGAGATTACTCATAAGAGCTGCATCCGCAAGAAGGTGAGATGATGGGAGCAGTTAGTTACTTTAGAGATGCTAAAATGTCTCATCTGTGTTTGGTCTCACCACTATCTGCTGGACGTCATGATATTCCTTCCATCAGGTGGCGGAGGAACTCCGAGAGAAATATGAGCAGCTGCAGTCGGAGTTGAAGATGTGTAAACAGGAACAGCGACAGCTTCAGCGCAAACACACGGACATCCTGACTGAGTTGGCGATGCTCAGGTCAAAGTTTCCTCCTCTGGCTGTGTAACGCAAGAAATTAATTTTACACAAATAATATAGGTTCACAAAAAAATGAAActtctaaaaaaaaatgtagaagaccatctatattataatagccaagtggctattttattaaaaatttaaaaaactaagaaatcacatgtacataagtattcacaccctttgctcaatactttgttgatgcacctttggcagcaattacagcctcaagtcttcttgaatatgataccacaagcttggtgcacctatctttgggcagttttgtccattcctctttgcatcacctcacaagctccatcaggttggttgagaagcattggtgcacagacattttcagatctcttcagagatgttcaattggatttaggtctgggatCTGGCAAGGCTacacaaggacattcagagttctcctgaagtcactcctttgatatcttggctgtgtgtctgtgtgttttgggtcattgtcctgctgaaagatgacccatcgccccagtctgaggtcaagaccgCTCTGAAGcagcttttcatccaggatgtctctggacattgttgtattcatctttccctcaatactgacgttcctgccattgaaaaacatctccacagcatgaggctgccaccaccatgcttcactgtagggatggtgcctggtttcctccaaacacgatgcctggcattcacaaagagttcaatctttgtctcatcagaccagagaattttgtttctcatggtttgagagtccttcaggtgcctttcggcaaactccaggtgggcttccatgtgccttttactaaagaagagtggcttctgtctggctactctaccatacaggtgtgATTAttgggttgctgcagagatgggtgtccttctggaaggttctcctctctccacagaggaatgctggagctctgacagattgaccatcgggttcttggtcaccacagtgtctaaggcccttctcaccgatcgctcagtttagacaggtggccagctgtaggaagaattCTAGTGGATCCAGACTTCTtatatttacagatgatgaaggccactgtgctctactaagatagtcaaacaactctgtagTGGCAAAGCCCCGGGGGTTTATGATATCCGTCCAGAaacgctgaaggctctgggtgtagaGGGACCGTCTTAGATGAGATGTcttttcaacattaaattgaggtctgggacagtgccaaaggagtggcaaactggggcgtatttaaaaaaggggaccagagagtgtgtgccaattacaggggcatcacactactcagcctccctggtaaagtctactccagggtgctggaaaggagggtttggccgatagtcaaaacctcagattgaagaaaAACAAGACGGGTTCCGTCCTGCCAATGGAACAACTGACCACCTCTTCACTCTGatcaggatcctggagggtgcctgggagtatgcccatccagtctacatattttgtggacttggaaaaggtgtatgatcgggtaccctgggagatactgtgggaggtgctgtgggagtatggagtaaggggggtcccttctcagggccatccaacctCTGTAGTCaaagtgagaattgtttttgggtCCTCGGTAGGCATCtggtgattaatcaatacaaatccgtATTGAGATACAAACATGCGCGATacgagtgcatcgattcaatcAGTGTGCATCAACTCAATTATCaggttgaatcgtgttgcatcgcttgctgcctgcttgcatcgattttttttttttttttttttttttttttttttagagctgtGCAGATTTGGGTCGGAATTGATCATTTCAgagcgaatcaccattttaaatcaaatgacacctctttccaaaggttatacaaacaaactacaaccgaccaaacctgtttttccccaaaatgagacggtCAGTTTTTTATGAATTATATCCTGACGTGCAGCCGGCTGAAGAGGCCAGCTCAGAGTGAGTTACATTTTTACCATTaataaggaaatgcttttgacaaaacaacagattttatttctatttatgtccagagatcaaggatccatcatgtacatcaaggatccagtgaccagtttcatatttatgttAAGACTTAaaatgttgacgtagaaaacatgtaaagcctatttttagtacacacaaaattcacaagagggattgataagggaatcgataaagaatcggatcgataatggcatcgatattgatcacatctcatcagtacccatccctaatcctatcgcaccaaatcgcattgtatctcattgtgaggaattgaatcaccatcaaatacatatcaaatcgcatcgaattgggaacaggggtgaaACGTACTGCATCGTCAGTAtcactatatgtatcgtatcgctggtagtgtatcgaggtgcgtatcgaatcgttagtgatgagattcacatgcctagtcctcggcagtaagttggactccttTCCATTGGGGTTGGGCTGCGCCTTGccaccaatcttgtttgtgatattcacggACAGGCTatcaaggcgtagtcgggggttaggagggtcttcagtttggtaggctcagggtctcatcacagcTTTTTGCCAATGATGTGGTCTTGTTGGCTTCATGGGCCTGTgatctccagcactcactgggttggttcccagccaagtgtgaagcagctgggatgaggatcagcacctctaaatcttccatagttctcagcaggaaaccgatggattgcctaccccaggtagggaatgaggtcttgccccaaatgaaggagttcaagcACCTCACACTCTTGTTCACTACTGAGGAAACAAAGGTGACAATCGAAACTAGACAATCAGCGCAGCAGGAATGGTGTTGCTTTCGCTTTACCGTactattgtgacaaaaagggagttgaGTGAAGCTCTGGATCTACCGTTCAGTCTTTGTAcctaccctcacctatggtcatgagggttgggtcatgaccggaaGAACTAGATTtcgagtacaagtggctgaaatgg
This genomic window contains:
- the cfap157 gene encoding cilia- and flagella-associated protein 157 yields the protein MPKKEEKKTLDKQDEGNRTKKSENSLTRTNKPGYDDNEKDLYLTQIRHLEEQVERYQLKSDELQRQSKDLNCQFIRLEQEKKDISAYLKHSLLEKEARVEELMQSLDSLREAAEKDKDTLRLQHNHLRQELQDRIDELTSENKSLATKLASLAAFVEQKEQLVSSLASLEKQLVHQQEEHNAAIHSLEMKALMEKQRLKNELDSQMAAMDAQVQHLVDQKVLEKTREVLQESKEAKSHFNLLSDQNQVLLKENKVLRQLKNRLSINMDILEQTISEITHKSCIRKKVAEELREKYEQLQSELKMCKQEQRQLQRKHTDILTELAMLRQDRAAASEESNKMRAEASWLEGELQELQRSSRQMRGIMEETAIIIRRALGTRPQSRSEARLDTQEVPPVPDGEVDDGLLWKQVVLNMLAVLEGPALLGKTPPSPEQPHLTPDQPVPQEAQRSDRI